Within Candidatus Obscuribacterales bacterium, the genomic segment GCGGCTGGCAGCAGGAGGTCGATCGCGGCTTGGAGTATGGGTTAGAGGGGGCGGCTAGCATACGCGATCGCTCCATTCCCACCTTTTCGCGGGGAGAGTTGCCCCACTATGCGGGCATTAATACGTTTATGAAAGCGCCCTACCTGGAAGATGTGCGTAAGGTCGGCGAGTATGACGTTGCGATCGTTGGTGTTCCCCATGATTGTGGTACCACCTACCGTCCTGGAACTCGTTTTGGTCCCCAAGGCATTCGCCGCATCTCCGCTCTCTACACGCCCTACAACTTTGAGCTAGGTGTCGATCTGCGGGAGCAAATCACCCTCTGTGACGTCGGCGATATTTTTACCATCAATGCCAACAACGAGAAATCCTTCGATCAGATTTCCAAAGGCGTTGCTCATATCTTTAGCTCCGGTGCCTTTCCGATTATTCTCGGTGGCGATCACTCCATTGGCTTTCCCACCGTGCGCGGCGTCTGTCGGCATTTAGGAGATAAGAAAATTGGTATTATTCACTTCGATCGCCATGTGGATACCCAGGAAACCGATCTAGATGAACGGATGCATACCTGTCCCTGGTTCCATGCCACCAATATGGCTAATGCGCCGGCTAAAAATCTGGTACAGCTAGGTATCGGTGGTTGGCAGGTGCCTCGGCAAGGCGTCAAGGTTTGTCGGGAACGCTCCACCAATATTCTCACCGTCACCGACATTACTGAAATGGGGATGGATGCCGCCGCAGACTACGCCCTAGAAAGAGCCCTAGACGGCACCGACTGTGTCTACATCAGTTTTGATATTGACTGCATTGATGCTGGCTTCGTCCCCGGCACCGGCTGGCCCGAACCCGGTGGACTGCTGCCCCGAGAGGCTCTATCCCTACTTGGTAAAATCGTGCAGCGAGCGCCTGTCTGTGGCTTAGAAATTGTGGAAGTCTCTCCCCCCTACGATGTCAGTGATATGACGTCTTTGATGGCCACTCGGGTAATCTGTGACACCATGGCCCATCTGGTTGTCTCGGGTCAGCTCCCTCGTAAGGAAAAGCCTAGCTATATCCATGAGGAAGCCAATATGAACGTGGATCAGGCTTGGTCTTAGGAGGAGCGATCGCCATGCATGAAACCGATATGACGAAGGCGTTGCTGATGACCGTGGAAGAGTGGTGGGAATCCCAGCCCGATCGCCCTACCATTGAGCGCATCCATCTGATTGTGGGGCAGTTTACCTGTGTGGAACCCGCTGGTTTGCAGTTTGCCTTTGAGGTGCAAACGCGCAATACCTTTCTTGAAGGTGCAGAGCTTGTGATCCGCGAAATTCCGCTAATTGCCTTTTGCCATGCCTGTCAAGAAGAGTATCAGCCTGTCTTAGGGCTGCGCTATGCCTGTCCTGCCTGCCGTAGTCCTATGGATGATATTCGTTCGGGTCGAGAGCTGAAGATCGATCGCATTGAATATGCTCAGCCTGCTTCGGCTTTGAATAAAGAGCTTGTCTTGTAGCTATGACAGTGGTTTTAACGCTAGGGCTTGGCTGCGTCATATCCTACGCTTGATTGCTTAATTCGTTGATATCCTAATCTATCTGCCGATTCTATGAACACCATTCTGCAACCCGAAATTGACGCTCTTAAAATATCCCTCGAAAAGCAAGGGGTGAAATATGCGTTGGCGAGCTATGTCGATCTGCACGGCATGTGTAAAGCCAAGATGGTGCCCCTGAGCCACATTGGTCAGATGATGGGTGGCTCGGAGCTATTCACGGGGGCAGCTCTAGACGGTGTGCCCCAGGAGGTTAGCGATGAGGAAGTGGCGGCTATGCCAGATCCGGCTACCGCGACCGTGCTGCCCTGGAATTCTGAAGTGGTCTGGTTT encodes:
- a CDS encoding agmatinase family protein → KTRCVVTSFWVLFMAENPVSNSESRRSQAEEALERETRLPMSGWQQEVDRGLEYGLEGAASIRDRSIPTFSRGELPHYAGINTFMKAPYLEDVRKVGEYDVAIVGVPHDCGTTYRPGTRFGPQGIRRISALYTPYNFELGVDLREQITLCDVGDIFTINANNEKSFDQISKGVAHIFSSGAFPIILGGDHSIGFPTVRGVCRHLGDKKIGIIHFDRHVDTQETDLDERMHTCPWFHATNMANAPAKNLVQLGIGGWQVPRQGVKVCRERSTNILTVTDITEMGMDAAADYALERALDGTDCVYISFDIDCIDAGFVPGTGWPEPGGLLPREALSLLGKIVQRAPVCGLEIVEVSPPYDVSDMTSLMATRVICDTMAHLVVSGQLPRKEKPSYIHEEANMNVDQAWS
- the hypA gene encoding hydrogenase maturation nickel metallochaperone HypA, which translates into the protein MHETDMTKALLMTVEEWWESQPDRPTIERIHLIVGQFTCVEPAGLQFAFEVQTRNTFLEGAELVIREIPLIAFCHACQEEYQPVLGLRYACPACRSPMDDIRSGRELKIDRIEYAQPASALNKELVL